In Prionailurus bengalensis isolate Pbe53 chromosome D4, Fcat_Pben_1.1_paternal_pri, whole genome shotgun sequence, the DNA window AGAGACTGCAGCAGTCTCTTACGGTAGTACGGCTGGAATTGGATCCAGACGCGGCAGAGCAATGCCAGCCACTCTAGGTATTTAGTCCACGAGTGTCCTGCACACACATCTCCCTCATCTCTCCCAAACACACTATACCCCCAAATGAATTCATCTTCTCCCCTAAAACCAGCAACTTGGCCAGTGATCTTCAGTGGTGCTGCCATCATCCACCCATTATCTGAGCGATAGATATTGACTCTGCCCTCTTTCCTGCCTGCTCTATGCAACCAAACTCTAGTATTGTATTTTGCATCTACCAAACATTCCTTGAATCTCCATGTTCACCGCCCCTCAGTCCCTTCCTAGTTAATGTCCTTATCTTCACTTGCCttcagtgtttccctctctttttcattctgtcCTCCTGCGCCCTGTATCCCTCCACATTGTGCTCAGAAGGATCAACCTCAAATGCAAATCTGACCATGCCAGACCTTTACTTAAAATCCCTAAGTGCctcgggacgcctgggtagctcagtcggtaaagcggtggactcttgatctctgctctgatcttgatcttagggttgtgagttcaagccccgtgttggcatgaaatctactttaaaaaaagatccctggggcagctgggtggctcagtcggttgggcgtccgacttcagctcaggtcacgatctcgtggtctgtgagttcgagccccgcgtcaggctctgggctgatggctcagagcctggagcctgcttccgattctgtgtctccctctctctctgcccctcccccattcatgttctgtctctctctgtccccaaaataaataaacgttaaaaaaaaaaattaaaaaagatccCTAAGTGCCTCAGTAGCCCCTACGGGAGAAAGTTAGGACTTTCCTCAGCATGCCCCCAAAGACAAACCAGAGTCcagtcctgccttcctccccatcaGCAGTACCTGCCTTGTGTGCTCCTACAATACTGCATGGCTGGTCGCTCCCCACTCTGGGGGCTCTTTCTCGTTTCTGTGTCTTTGTTTATGCAGCTTCTTCTGCCTGTGGCGATTCCCATTCCCCTTTGTCAGATCAACTGTCACTCACTCATTCCAGTggtatgctggtaaatgtttaacaaccagatCTCCAGGTCAAAAAGCCCTGGTCTGgagcatttgctgatttctgtgtTGTAAACACTCCCACTATGGCCAATTTCAGGCAACCAACAAAGTCACTGAATGGGAGTTGGGAGGAGATGCACACATTTGGCCAGTGAGTTCCAGCACACAATGGGCTTTGGATCATCTGCTCCAGGAAGtctggcccctgcctccctctggacTCTCACCAGGAGCTGGGCATTCTCCCTCTCCCGCGCCACCTACCTcatttggtcattttcttttcatgttcctCTCTTGCCACTAGAGGGCGCAATCCAGAAGGCAGAGAACGCGGTTACTCTGTACATTTCTGCTTCCCGGCAGGGCACACTCAACGATTGTTAGCTGAGTAAAGGAATGTACCCGTTCTCTGGACCCATCCCTGTTTTTGGCCACATTCTGTCAGGGACTTTCAAGAGGTTTTAGAGCACATgcacaaatgaaagaaaggtgAAAGGACAGTGATTTAAATGGATGCTGGGTGAAGACTGAGGAAGAACACAGCAGGTTGCTTAATCCTATGAGCTGAAAATTTAGAGGGAAAGTGTAAGTCTTCTAGTCAGGCTCCTAAAAACCACTGCCAAAGCACAGACTTAGGGTGATGGTGCTTGGCCACCGCACAGCAGAAGAGACTTGGGGATCTGAATGAGTCCTGGAATCACTGCCCAGCAGGCGGTTGGAGCCTATTAATGGAATTATGATGTTCaggggaaagaagggagacaggaaagaagggaggaggggtgggagggaaaaaggaagcagGCAGCAAACTTCCTTCCGTGCCTTCAGCATAATTGGATCTTGGGGATGTTATCCCAGAAGAATACAAAGTTTCTAGACTGAGTACAACTCACTTTCCAAACTTTAAATGACTTCAGGGACTAAAATGGTCCCAAAGAACAGACTGTAATTTAAATTATCTTCTAAAGGCGATGGCCAGTCCTTTGGAAATTGTGCCCTGAGCGCACGAGGCAGGTGGAGGGGAAAGGACTGACTGGACATTTCACCTGCCTTGTCACACGTTCTGAACTCACCCTGACACTTCAGACCCAGTGTTGCTATTTCTGACATGTGGCCTCTTCCCAACCTTTAGGAAACAAAGGGATCATTTGTGTTCACCATGTTTCTGATCCAGGTAAGTGCAGGTTTTGATCACACCAAAATTTTCATTAGCAAGCTTCATTTCTGCCCTCAGACTTGATTGTAACGGAATAGAGGCTCAAGAGGGAGAGAAGCCCCTTTGTTGGTATGGTGTTATTCCCATGGAGTCAAATAGACCCTACAAGTTGCAAAATTTTGTAAGAGAGATCATCTGTTCTCACCCCACTTTGTGCGGAGGGAATAGGGCTTGCCCAGGACCTCACAGCTCATAGTCTTGTGTCCACATTCAGGTGTCCCTTCTTGATTAAAACCAGGGTGGGGGAGGACTCTTCTTCTTCTGTAGTTAATGATTCAAAGGACAGTAATAATCGCGAGCCATGTTTCTGGATCTGGTGATGATGGCATGAAGGGAATATTTTCTTCACACAATCGGGGTTCTTGGGAGAGGACTGGTCAACTCAGGCGGGGACTGATTTACTGCCCCAGCACATATGTCACAAGTAGTAGTGTGTCCTGGGCATCCGAGCCATCCCCAGGCTGGGAGCCATTCTCAGTACTGAGTGGCCTTGTAGTCAATTCCTGGATGGTACCTTTGCTTCAAAGAGATATATCAGTGTTTTTAAGATGCTGGCAGAAAAAGGGAGATTGTTGTTTATCTTCATGCTAAAGCCGAGGGATTTGTAGATATTTGGAGGGCTGGCACATGGAAGAGGGATTAAGGTTGCAAAGGAGCAGATTTCAGCTCAGTATCCAAGGAGAAACTTCAAAGGGAACGATCCTCATCAGgaagcacagagtcccacatcaCTCAGGCCATCAAGCACAGGCTGGAGGACCAGGAAGAAGGTGGTAGGGCTATCTGCACTGGAAAGGGAGCACATTGCTAAATAGATCCTAAAGCCCATCGTCAGTAAGCGTTGGCGTGATTATTGTGGTTGCTGCTGCTGTAATCACTTGTTTGCATGACTATTTGCATATCTACTTCCCCCGCTAGATTTTGAGCTCTTTCTTTGAGGTCATGGGCTCTGCCTTTCATTGCTGTGTTCCCACCACCTAGGATTATGCCTGCCCCcaaagcaggtgctcagtaaatgtgtcAGCCTGAACTGAATTTTGATGGCACTTATTCGGTCACAGCTACAATGTTAAGAACCACTGGAGGAGTGTCTCTGAGCTCCTCAGGTAGATGTGCCCCTGCATAATCAAGGAAGGGCCTCGATTGCTGAGAGAACTTGGCAAGATGGATGCCTGGGAAGTTCATGAATATTTTAGATATGGAGCACATAAAACTGAATGCCCAACACCCTCAGTGTCGCCTacaagtgagttttttttttttaattggttcagAATAAATCCCAGCTTGGGGAGCTCTCAGAAGTCTGAGGAGAGAGTCAAGCTTTCCAGAAAGAAGAGCTGACAGAGTGGGATGTGGGGCTTTGTGAACAGTCTCAGGGAGAAGCCAATGCCGCTGGTCCAGACAGctggagaatgaagaaaagaagggatATGCAGTCTGAACTCTCCATCAGTGTGGCCACTGCGTGCAAGGGGCCCATTTGCTGCCCCAAATGTACAAAAGGATCGACAAGATGTTAAGACCGTGGCACTGTGGTCTGAGCTAATCCTCTCAAAAGGTGACAGCAGGGCAGAGGAGCTGGTGGCTCTCATTTGCCCCAGGAAGAGGGATGCTcgatttcctgtttttttcctgttggttttAATTTATGTTGTCTTGTCTCCTGcatgccttcttcttcttcttctttttttttaatgtgtgccaGATGTTGTATTTGCAAAATTCTTTGTGGGAGTGATTCAGAAGACTGGGGTGACGTTACTTCCCTTCAGCCTGCATTTATATTTGCTTCTGATATTTGGAAGCACCAAAAATCTGGGACCACCTCGATCCAATTTCAGGGAAGATCCAATTTTTGGGGAAGATTTGAAGCTGAGCTAGAGCACCTGTAAACAAATGCTTCCCTCTGATTCTTTTACTCCTGTGGTCCTGCCCTTTGGGATCCCCTACCAATGGGAGGAGGTTTCGGTAGAGGCCCTTCACGGTGAGCCGTGGACTTCAAAACCTGGTCCCCTCCTTCAGGAGGCTGGAAGTAGTGCTTCTTAGCCTCTCAGTAGCCACCTCTAGATGCTGCACATGCCTCGGCTGAAACATAGCTTCAAATGCTGGACTTCTCTGAATCTCTGTTCTTTCCCAGAATCATGACCCTGTGGCTCTTTGTTGTTTTACAACCTCGCTCATGCTTAACACAGTGTTTTATATAgttgtctagttttttttttaagtttatttacttattttgagagagagcacgtgtgtgtgagctggagaggggcagagggagagtcccaagcaggctcggcactgtcagtgcagagcccgatgaagggcttgatcccatgaattaaatttgagatcacgacctgagccaaaatcaagagttggatgcttaactgactgagtcaccaggtgcccctagcttttttttttttaattgtcatatGCAGGAGAGGTAGTCCAAATTATCTCTTCATTCTTACTAGAAGCAGAAGTTAAATACTCTTCTCTACTACGTTTTTCCTAGAATTCTATGAAGATGACCAAATTGTCAGAGCTATTTTCCAGTTGATCAGCAGGGTTGGGATTTTTGCCCTGCTGCCCAGACGCTTTTGGAGTCAGAGAGAGCTGAAATTGACTTCAGAGAGTTCCTGCAGGTGACAGAGGAGATGTACGATGGACAGGTTCAATCAGACCTCCCCTGTGGTGGGGTTCATTCTCCTGGGACTCTCAGCCCATCCAAGGCTGGAGAAAACATTCTTTGTGCTCATTCTACTGATGTACCTGGTGATCCTGCTGGGCAATGGGGTCCTCATCCTGGTGACCATCCTTGACTCCCACCTGCAcacacccatgtacttcttcctggggAACCTCTCCTTCCTGGACATCTGCTACACaacctcctctgtccccctcattCTCGACAGCTTCCTGACCCCCAGGAAAACCATCTCTTTCTCAGCCTGTTTTGGGCAGATGTTTCTCTCCTTTGCCATGGGAGCTACAGAGTGTGTGCTTCTGGGCATGATGGCATTTgatcgctatgtggccatctgtaaCCCCCTGAGATACTCTATGGTCATGAACAAGGCTATATACATACCCATGGCTGCTGGCTCCTGGGCAGCTGGTATCACCAACTCTGTAGTTCAGACATCCCAGGCTATGAGGCTGCCCTTCTGTGGGGACAATGTCATCAATCACTTCACCTGTGAGATCCTGGCTGTCCTGAAGTTGGCCTGTGCTGACATTTCTATGAATGTGATCAGCATGGTTGTGGCTAATGTGATTTTCCTGGGGGTCCCAGTTCTGTTCATTTTTGTCTCTTATGTATTCATCATTGCTACCATCCTGAGGATCCCCTCAgctgaggggaagaaaaaggccttctccacctgctctGCCCACCTCACAGTTGTGGTCGTCTTCTATGGAACCATCCTCTTCATGTATGGGAAGCCTAAATCCAAGGACCCCCTGGGGGAAGATAAGCAGGACCTTTCAGATAAGCTCACCTCCCTTTTCTATGGGGTGGTGACCCCCATGCTCAACCCCATCATCTACAGCCTAAGGAACAAGGATGTGAAGGCTGCCGTGAAGAACCTGGTACATCAATAATACCTGATTGAGTGACTATCAAAGAATTCCAGACTGTCAGAATGCAAGACCTCCAAACTCCTCATTGTGTTCATGGGAAAATGGTAACCCAAAGTAGAGAAGGGAGTTTTGTAAGGTCCATGTTGTAGACCATGTGACTAAGGCTAAAAAGTAAACTCGTTCTCTATctactcacccacccacccatcgtTCCATTGACTAATGGAAGCTTCTATCTATGAACCTGGAAGGAAAGAACCTTCACAGTTCTAGAAATGTTGGCTAGTTTTTGGCTTTGTGCACAACCACAGTGACATATCAGAGCTGTTTTATGCTAGTGAAATCTTAGATTCTCTGCCACCAGAAGCTGGTGCATATCTGTGAAGCCTCATTGGTGTGTGCAAAATTaagagatagacacagaatctggtTTTAGTAGAACTGGGCTCTTGGAATATGCTGTGAGGCCCTATGTAGAATTGTTCATCACTGTACATGTTTTGATATTATCCTAGAGGCCTGTGTTCAGTAagaataacatgaaaaataaaatttgtaccATTGACTGATAGCACCATTGGCAAGAATTCACCATAAGTCTTGGCCCCAGTAAAAAAGGGCTCTTACCTTCAGTATGGAACACTctgaggaagcacagagagatgtCTGCACTCCGCTACCCATACCCCAGGTCTAATCACACACTGGTACAGTCCTGCATGGCTGGGAGTCACAGCCATGTGACTGGGAGTCACTATATGACTCACAGC includes these proteins:
- the LOC122474269 gene encoding olfactory receptor 13C7-like isoform X1; its protein translation is MEHIKLNTSPVVGFILLGLSAHPRLEKTFFVLILLMYLVILLGNGVLILVTILDSHLHTPMYFFLGNLSFLDICYTTSSVPLILDSFLTPRKTISFSACFGQMFLSFAMGATECVLLGMMAFDRYVAICNPLRYSMVMNKAIYIPMAAGSWAAGITNSVVQTSQAMRLPFCGDNVINHFTCEILAVLKLACADISMNVISMVVANVIFLGVPVLFIFVSYVFIIATILRIPSAEGKKKAFSTCSAHLTVVVVFYGTILFMYGKPKSKDPLGEDKQDLSDKLTSLFYGVVTPMLNPIIYSLRNKDVKAAVKNLVHQ
- the LOC122474269 gene encoding olfactory receptor 13C7-like isoform X2 → MDRFNQTSPVVGFILLGLSAHPRLEKTFFVLILLMYLVILLGNGVLILVTILDSHLHTPMYFFLGNLSFLDICYTTSSVPLILDSFLTPRKTISFSACFGQMFLSFAMGATECVLLGMMAFDRYVAICNPLRYSMVMNKAIYIPMAAGSWAAGITNSVVQTSQAMRLPFCGDNVINHFTCEILAVLKLACADISMNVISMVVANVIFLGVPVLFIFVSYVFIIATILRIPSAEGKKKAFSTCSAHLTVVVVFYGTILFMYGKPKSKDPLGEDKQDLSDKLTSLFYGVVTPMLNPIIYSLRNKDVKAAVKNLVHQ